From the genome of Vicia villosa cultivar HV-30 ecotype Madison, WI linkage group LG2, Vvil1.0, whole genome shotgun sequence, one region includes:
- the LOC131651008 gene encoding uncharacterized protein LOC131651008: protein MNIKWYVGVVHFISVTPSREFKFAKYTPIEDVCEILQKLVPYDDNRKVVKIEYRSPSVDKYGKLVFINRELKNDADIQAMWNTFTSFEEKVSIELDVTISRSVDDIIMMFQHLRGR, encoded by the coding sequence ATGAACATCAAATGGTATGTTGGAGTTGTCCACTTTATCAGCGTTACACCATCACGCGAATTTAAGTTCGCCAAGTACACCCCAATTGAAGATGTGTGTGAAATATTGCAAAAACTTGTACCTTATGACGACAATCGCAAAGTTGTGAagatcgagtaccgctcgccatctgTTGACAAATATGGGAAGCTTGTGTTCATCAACCGTGAGCTCAAGAACGACGCTGATATACAAGCTATGTGGAATACTTTTACCAGTTTTGAGGAGAAAGTTTCGATCGAGCTAGATGTGACTATTTCAAGATCGGTCGATGATATTATCATGATGTTTCAACATCTACGTGGACGTTGA